DNA from Deltaproteobacteria bacterium:
AGCTCCCACTCGAAGGCGCGGCCGCCGCGCTCTTCGAGCGCGCCCTCCACCCATCGGGCCTCTCCGGCGAACCAGCGCAGCACGTCGAAGGCGTGGGTGCCCGTGTGGAGGAGGCTTCCGCTGAAGTGGGCCACAATGGACTGAAGCCTCCCGATGACGCCGCCTTCTATCATCTCTTTCGCCTTCCGGTAGCGGGGACACCAGCGCCGCATGTGGGAGACTATCATGACCACGCCGGCGCGCCCGGCGGCGTCGGCCATGGCGCGGGCCTCGTCCAGCGACGCGGCCATGGCCTTCTCGCACCATATGCCGCGCACGCCGGCGTCTATCGCCTCCATGACCATGGCGGCCCTGTCGGTAGCCCAGGCGCAGATACTCACCACGTCGGGACGCTCCATTCGCAGCATCCGCCGGTAGTCGTCGTAGAGGGCCCCGACGCCGTAACGGGCGCCGAAGGCCGCAAGCCTCGCGGCGTCGGTGTCGGCGGCGCAGACCACCTCCACGCCGTCCACGCTCCCGTATGCGCCCATGTGGGTGCAGGGCTTCGTCTCGAGCGGGTCGTCCTCGAGCATCCAGGCGACCCTGCCGCAGCCTATTATGGCGGCGCGAAGCGTCATTGCCCTACGGCGAGAGGCCGGCCAGGGTTTCGGCCGCGGCGTCGGCAACGCGCCTTGCGTCGCCGTCGGAGAGGAGCGGATAGATGGGCAGGCTCGCCTCGCGGCGGTAAAAACGCTCGGCCTCGGGGAAGTCGCCGGGACCGTAACCCAGGCGCCTGCGGTAGAGCGGCTGGAGGTGGACGGGTATGTAGTGGACCTGCAGCGCGATGCCGCGCCCGTCCATGGCGGAGAACCACTCGACCTTGTCCACTCCGAGGCCGTCGAAGTCGATGCGCAGGGGGTAGAGGTGACGGGCGCTGCGCCGCCCCGGCGGCACCGACGGAGCGGCAACGCCCGAAAGCCCCGAGAAGAGCTCGTCGTAGAGGGCGGCTATCTCGTTTCTGCGCTCGATGAAGCCGTCGAGCCTCTTCATCTGGCTTGCGCCGAGGGCGCAGTGTATGTCGCTGAGGCGGTAGTTGAAGCCCAGCTCCCGGAGCTCGTGGTACCACGGCCCCGGCGCCCTGCCCGGACGGGCCGGGTCTTCGTGCACGAAACGCGAGGGGTCGCGTTCGACGCCGTGGTTTCGAAGCCTCAGAAGCCGCCTGTAAAGGGTCTCGTCGTTGGTGGTCACGGCCCCGCCCTCTCCCGTGGTTATGGACTTTACGGGATGGAAGCTGAAGACCGTCATCTCCGAGAGGGCGCAGTCGCCGACCACGCGGCGCCTGCCCGAAGAGTCGGTCCACCATGCGCCGAGGGCGTGGCAGGCGTCCTCGATGAGATACATGCCGTGCCGCCGCGCCGCCGCGGCCAGGGCTTCCATGTCGCAGGGCGTGCCGGCGTAGTGGACGGCAATGACGGCGCCCGTCACCGCGCCCTCGCCGGCTTCCATGGCGTGGAGCCTCTCTTCGAGGCGCGCCGGGCTCAGGTTGGCCGTCTCCGGGTCTATGTCGGCGAACTCCGGTCTCGCGCCGACGTAGAGGGCGCAGTTGGCCGATGCGAAGAAGGTTACGGGAGAGGTTACGACCCTGTCGGAAGGGCCGAGGCCGAGGGCGAGGCAGGCGAGGTGGAGCGCCGCCGTGCCGCTGCTGCAGCTTACGCAGTAGCGCGCGCCCGT
Protein-coding regions in this window:
- a CDS encoding Gfo/Idh/MocA family oxidoreductase; protein product: MTLRAAIIGCGRVAWMLEDDPLETKPCTHMGAYGSVDGVEVVCAADTDAARLAAFGARYGVGALYDDYRRMLRMERPDVVSICAWATDRAAMVMEAIDAGVRGIWCEKAMAASLDEARAMADAAGRAGVVMIVSHMRRWCPRYRKAKEMIEGGVIGRLQSIVAHFSGSLLHTGTHAFDVLRWFAGEARWVEGALEERGGRAFEWELADDRGGRAVIGFDDGVYATVHGESKGYFFFEFDVIGSHGRIRIGNNDVLRLYRPAPSRHYTGLLELDGAPFPGFEERNIWTAALEDLIGCMRGEAENPSGPEDGLRALEMALGVHVSHGLGGARVELPLEVTGARVASR
- the pseC gene encoding UDP-4-amino-4,6-dideoxy-N-acetyl-beta-L-altrosamine transaminase; the protein is MRARISYGSQSIDSGDAAAVADVLVSPNLTQGPAVRAFEDALREYTGARYCVSCSSGTAALHLACLALGLGPSDRVVTSPVTFFASANCALYVGARPEFADIDPETANLSPARLEERLHAMEAGEGAVTGAVIAVHYAGTPCDMEALAAAARRHGMYLIEDACHALGAWWTDSSGRRRVVGDCALSEMTVFSFHPVKSITTGEGGAVTTNDETLYRRLLRLRNHGVERDPSRFVHEDPARPGRAPGPWYHELRELGFNYRLSDIHCALGASQMKRLDGFIERRNEIAALYDELFSGLSGVAAPSVPPGRRSARHLYPLRIDFDGLGVDKVEWFSAMDGRGIALQVHYIPVHLQPLYRRRLGYGPGDFPEAERFYRREASLPIYPLLSDGDARRVADAAAETLAGLSP